A genomic stretch from Setaria italica strain Yugu1 chromosome VII, Setaria_italica_v2.0, whole genome shotgun sequence includes:
- the LOC101768058 gene encoding uncharacterized protein LOC101768058 isoform X1, with the protein MDGKDLFVEIGMKEEDIATMLFGKKVAELAEDAFDGSKEERQIFEGVFCLTSTDGLTDHHHEGTGHTADASSSASNYKTAWCRIVESFTAGNLSSYRVFCLAADQQACQAVPSPHAGPSELVVQWTPPPDRVYTRRAVTRRSERARICSAMDLESIDIRNFGRQRDGRGYGELWNHLRLHAHLLMVDAGWKIEGKERGNKSKVDKMYVAPDKVTRLFSLPRAWKCFGQWLLMATPCIDGNGSNDYGKEWLNMHDFLYDLKNTLLCLQYEVQRPKQSLSFLHQWRLLDPFMAVVCIDKKVAALKNGAALKAMNSTVSFLSCSERKLLNAKNESRPLGSCKKSLLPLFLSETDGQPDKEGISFLNEQSSIFLSNNPSEHEADQQSLCISEINGRSIRSTAHRIVMGLHDATAFLGPRQNCLSKKKKFPCIKSRVEQQAEDKSDPLYFPPSYSSALDHLVENVQMEGLNSYGNETTEIPYVVNSAGTPDDMLLGENLLFSPEVDEMLLGITDDINTEQHDAAVVSEPQLADKDASNGPSGASSLPLEKDEYMRPKEDCIDNGCHDPAAVSQFQMADKEAGDKPSGALSLQSEKDTDLGANKLSLEDPTKNEQLSSEARGNASMISEPQVLFVSPQDGTLSFMNNSMNNQEMLSFLNASHDTMGTHSPVYEASLIQGFLYLDSQGSPICWTVTNTEPPRQLICAADVEPSSKLSKDYGETNLEKGASAYEDKEILEPGSSKKGKKRPDKLADIQDNVSRKKHRVNDAPLSNCASQYVDDVSDNPAGPVVLSEEEQIVTAIVKQVPSNTEPKNKDDKDQDKQSIEHSKQLMSEEPLKKDNKRQKKTRSRKCKFDDDDLLMTAVIHKLTARYRNCFHRRLTDKVGFRRLPRYRWEREEESSTKKFNGGARTVLNKLLEMGIVARVNILQYRGPGGKNVLKDGNITRNGIRCRCCGTTFTMSRFKCHAGLRQEISSLNLFLGTGKSYSLCQLQAWSIEQKVRKEHAKDTMSLQGDQNDDICGSCGDGGELICCDNCPASYHQACLPYQDIPDGNWYCSSCLCDICGEVINSKELRTSVPALECLQCERQYHAKCLSGKVLRNEKGGPDSFLCGRRCQKYCQIYTSFHCRVGVPDHMDDGFCCTILHNNGDQKVRTAAEIALMAECNMKLMIALSIMEECFLPILDPRTGIDIIPSILYNWRSDFVHLDHKGFYTVVLENDDSIISVASIRLHGAIVAEMPLVATCTENRQQGMCRRLMDYIEEMLKSLKVEMLLLSAIPHLVDTWTSAFGFSEIDDSDKKHLSKVRLASVPGTVLLKKKLCERAGTTDADDAVDGMGCLSPPPPPADRHEVPGEQDQSSSEVSAPACAVHGLVDRLNGLEIASSSATAGPPPSAGSGECNNERSVNIVNAGDKPKDAVVSGGLCRTES; encoded by the exons ATGGATGGGAAAGACCTTTTTGTGGAGATAGGGATGAAGGAGGAGGACATTGCCACAATGCTGTTCGGGAAGAAAGTTGCCGAGCTGGCAGAAGACGCATTTGATGGTTCCAAGGAAGAAAGGCAGATCTTCGAGGGTGTCTTCTGCCTAACAAGCACTGATGGGTTAACTGATCATCATCACGAAGGCACTGGACATACTGCAGATGCCTCAAGCTCTGCCTCCAATTACAAGACGGCATGGTGTCGCATAGTTGAGTCCTTCACTGCTGGTAACTTATCAAGCTACCGTGTCTTCTGTCTTGCTGCGGATCAGCAGGCGTGCCAGGCAGTGCCTTCTCCTCATGCTGGCCCTTCTGAGCTTGTGGTGCAGTGGACGCCTCCTCCTGATCGCGTGTACACGCGTAGGGCGGTGACTCGCAGGAGCGAGAGAGCAAGAATTTGCAGTGCTATGGATTTGGAGAGCATTGACATTCGCAATTTTGGTCGCCAGAGGGATGGCCGTGGCTATGGAGAGCTTTGGAATCATCTCCGTCTGCATGCGCATCTTCTGATGGTGGATGCTGGGTGGAAGATAGAGGGCAAGGAAAGGGGTAACAAGAGTAAGGTGGACAAAATGTATGTGGCGCCGGACAAAGTGACGCGCCTGTTTTCTCTTCCCAGGGCATGGAAATGCTTTGGTCAATGGTTGCTTATGGCTACACCATGCATTGATGGAAATGGGTCAAATGACTATGGAAAGGAGTGGTTGAACATGCATGATTTTTTGTATGATTTGAAGAACACACTGCTGTGCTTACAATACGAGGTCCAGCGTCCGAAGCAATCGTTATCTTTCCTCCACCAGTGGCGGCTCCTTGATCCTTTCATGGCTGTAGTTTGCATTGATAAGAAGGTTGCAGCTCTGAAAAATGGAGCAGCACTGAAAGCTATGAACAGCACTGTAAGTTTCCTTAGTTGCAGCGAGCGTAAACTTTTGAATGCCAAGAATGAAAGTAGGCCACTCGGGTCATGCAAAAAGAGTCTTCTGCCACTTTTTCTCTCTGAAACTGATGGTCAGCCTGATAAGGAAGGAATTTCTTTTCTCAATGAACAATCTTCTATATTTTTATCAAACAATCCAAGCGAACATGAAGCTGATCAACAATCACTGTGCATCTCAGAAATAAATGGACGAAGCATAAGAAGCACAGCTCATCGCATAGTGATGGGTCTCCATGATGCAACAGCTTTTCTTGGCCCGAGGCAAAATTGTTTgagcaagaaaaagaaatttccGTGCATCAAATCTAGAGTGGAGCAGCAAGCTGAGGATAAGTCTGACCCATTATACTTCCCACCCAGCTATTCATCAGCATTGGATCACCTGGTTGAAAATGTTCAAATGGAAGGTCTGAATTCTTATGGTAATGAAACCACAGAAATTCCCTATGTGGTCAATTCTGCAGGTACTCCAGATGACATGCTCCTTGGAGAGAACTTACTTTTTTCCCCTGAGGTTGACGAGATGCTACTTGGAATTACAGATGATATCAACACTGAACAGCATGATGCTGCAGTTGTTTCTGAGCCCCAATTGGCAGATAAAGATGCCAGTAACGGACCTTCTGGTGCATCATCACTACCACTAGAGAAAGATGAGTACATGAGACCTAAAGAAGATTGTATTGACAATGGCTGTCATGATCCTGCGGCTGTCTCTCAGTTTCAAATGGCAGATAAAGAGGCAGGAGATAAACCTTCAGGTGCATTATCGCTACAATCAGAAAAGGATACAGATTTGGGAGCTAACAAGCTGAGCTTGGAAGATCCAACAAAAAATGAACAGTTATCATCTGAAGCTAGGGGCAATGCTTCGATGATCTCAGAGCCACAAGTGTTGTTTGTGTCGCCTCAAGATGGGACTCTTTCTTTTATGAACAATAGTATGAACAACCAAGAGATGTTGAGCTTCCTGAATGCTTCCCATGACACCATGGGTACTCATTCACCAGTTTATGAGGCAAGCTTGATTCAGGGTTTCTTATACCTTGACAGTCAAGGTTCTCCGATTTGTTGGACGGTAACTAACACAGAACCTCCTCGGCAGTTGATCTGTGCCGCTGATGTGGAACCAAGCTCGAAGTTGTCGAAAGATTATGGTGAAACGAATTTGGAGAAAGGCGCATCAGCATATGAAGACAAAGAAATATTGGAACCTGGGTCAAgtaagaaggggaaaaaaaggccCGACAAGCTTGCAGATATCCAAGACAATGTCAGTAGAAAGAAACATAGAGTGAATGATGCCCCTTTAAGCAATTGTGCGAGTCAGTATGTGGATGATGTAAGTGACAACCCTGCTGGCCCTGTAGTTCTCAGTGAGGAAGAACAGATAGTTACAGCAATCGTTAAGCAAGTTCCTTCGAATACAGAGCCCAAGAATAAGGACGATAAGGATCAAGATAAACAAAGCATTGAACATTCAAAACAGCTCATGTCCGAAGAACCATTAAAAAAGGATAACAAAAGGCAAAAGAAAACACGGTCTCGCAAATGCAAGTTTGATGATGACGATCTTCTGATGACAGCTGTAATACATAAGCTGACTGCACGTTATAGGAACTGTTTTCATCGAAGGCTCACAGATAAAGTTGGTTTCAGGCGTCTTCCAAGATACCGCTGGGAGAGGGAAGAGGAAAGTAGCACAAAGAAGTTTAATGGAGGAGCAAGAACAGTGTTGAACAAGTTACTTGAAATGGGCATTGTTGCTAGAGTGAACATTCTTCAATATCGAGGGCCAGGAGGCAAAAATGTGTTAAAGGATGGGAACATAACTAGGAACGGGATTCGATGCCGGTGCTGTGGCACCACATTCACAATGTCCAGGTTTAAGTGCCATGCAGGTCTCAGGCAAGAAATCTCGTCTCTGAATCTTTTCTTGGGTACAGGTAAATCATACAGTCTTTGTCAGCTTCAAGCATGGTCTATAGAGCAAAAGGTCAGGAAAGAGCATGCAAAAGATACCATGTCACTTCAAGGAGATCAAAATGATGATATCTGTGGATCATGTGGCGACGGTGGTGAACTGATATGTTGTGACAACTGTCCTGCTAGTTACCATCAAGCTTGCTTGCCTTATCAG GATATCCCAGATGGCAACTGGTACTGCTCTAGCTGCCTTTGCGACATTTGTGGGGAAGTGATCAATTCGAAGGAGCTAAGAACTTCAGTCCCTGCTTTAGAATGTTTACAGTGTGAACGTCAAT ATCATGCAAAATGCTTATCTGGCAAGGTTTTACGCAATGAGAAAGGTGGACCTGATAGCTTTCTTTGTGGAAGAAGATGCCAGAAG TACTGTCAGATTTATACGAGCTTTCATTGTCGTGTTGGAGTGCCTGACCATATGGATGATGGTTTCTGTTGCACCATTCTTCATAATAATGGTGATCAAAAGGTTCGTACAGCCGCGGAGATTGCTCTCATGGCTGAATGCAACATGAAACTAATGATTGCCCTGAGCATTATGGAAGAATGCTTCCTGCCTATCTTAGATCCAAGGACTGGGATAGACATTATTCCTTCTATATTATATAACTGGAG GTCTGATTTTGTACATTTGGATCACAAGGGGTTCTATACTGTAGTCTTGGAAAATGATGACAGCATCATATCTGTGGCATCCATCAG GTTACATGGTGCTATTGTAGCAGAGATGCCCCTAGTAGCTACTTGTACAGAGAATCGTCAACAGGGAATGTGCAGGCGCCTCATGGATTACATTGAGGAG ATGCTGAAATCCCTGAAGGTGGAGATGCTACTTCTGTCAGCAATACCGCACCTAGTGGACACATGGACATCGGCATTCGGTTTCAGCGAGATAGACGACTCAGACAAGAAGCATCTGAGTAAGGTCAGGCTGGCCTCTGTCCCGGGAACTGTCCtgctgaagaagaagctgtGCGAACGTGCAGGCACCACCGACGCCG ATGACGCAGTGGACGGCATGGGGtgcctctcgccgccgccgccgccagcagacCGTCACGAGGTGCCCGGCGAGCAGGATCAGTCTTCTTCTGAAGTTTCCGCGCCAGCTTGCGCAGTGCATGGTCTCGTTGACAGGCTAAACGGCCTGGAGATCGCTTCGTCCTCCGCGACGGCAGGTCCTCCTCCATCAGCTGGCAGTGGTGAATGTAATAACGAGCGTTCTGTAAATATTGTCAATGCCGGCGACAAGCCGAAGGATGCTGTTGTTAGTGGCGGCCTTTGCCGGACCGAGTCCTGA
- the LOC101768058 gene encoding uncharacterized protein LOC101768058 isoform X2 — protein sequence MDGKDLFVEIGMKEEDIATMLFGKKVAELAEDAFDGSKEERQIFEGVFCLTSTDGLTDHHHEGTGHTADASSSASNYKTAWCRIVESFTAGNLSSYRVFCLAADQQACQAVPSPHAGPSELVVQWTPPPDRVYTRRAVTRRSERARICSAMDLESIDIRNFGRQRDGRGYGELWNHLRLHAHLLMVDAGWKIEGKERGNKSKVDKMYVAPDKVTRLFSLPRAWKCFGQWLLMATPCIDGNGSNDYGKEWLNMHDFLYDLKNTLLCLQYEVQRPKQSLSFLHQWRLLDPFMAVVCIDKKVAALKNGAALKAMNSTVSFLSCSERKLLNAKNESRPLGSCKKSLLPLFLSETDGQPDKEGISFLNEQSSIFLSNNPSEHEADQQSLCISEINGRSIRSTAHRIVMGLHDATAFLGPRQNCLSKKKKFPCIKSRVEQQAEDKSDPLYFPPSYSSALDHLVENVQMEGLNSYGNETTEIPYVVNSAGTPDDMLLGENLLFSPEVDEMLLGITDDINTEQHDAAVVSEPQLADKDASNGPSGASSLPLEKDEYMRPKEDCIDNGCHDPAAVSQFQMADKEAGDKPSGALSLQSEKDTDLGANKLSLEDPTKNEQLSSEARGNASMISEPQVLFVSPQDGTLSFMNNSMNNQEMLSFLNASHDTMGTHSPVYEASLIQGFLYLDSQGSPICWTVTNTEPPRQLICAADVEPSSKLSKDYGETNLEKGASAYEDKEILEPGSSKKGKKRPDKLADIQDNVSRKKHRVNDAPLSNCASQYVDDVSDNPAGPVVLSEEEQIVTAIVKQVPSNTEPKNKDDKDQDKQSIEHSKQLMSEEPLKKDNKRQKKTRSRKCKFDDDDLLMTAVIHKLTARYRNCFHRRLTDKVGFRRLPRYRWEREEESSTKKFNGGARTVLNKLLEMGIVARVNILQYRGPGGKNVLKDGNITRNGIRCRCCGTTFTMSRFKCHAGLRQEISSLNLFLGTGKSYSLCQLQAWSIEQKVRKEHAKDTMSLQGDQNDDICGSCGDGGELICCDNCPASYHQACLPYQDIPDGNWYCSSCLCDICGEVINSKELRTSVPALECLQCERQYHAKCLSGKVLRNEKGGPDSFLCGRRCQKIYTSFHCRVGVPDHMDDGFCCTILHNNGDQKVRTAAEIALMAECNMKLMIALSIMEECFLPILDPRTGIDIIPSILYNWRSDFVHLDHKGFYTVVLENDDSIISVASIRLHGAIVAEMPLVATCTENRQQGMCRRLMDYIEEMLKSLKVEMLLLSAIPHLVDTWTSAFGFSEIDDSDKKHLSKVRLASVPGTVLLKKKLCERAGTTDADDAVDGMGCLSPPPPPADRHEVPGEQDQSSSEVSAPACAVHGLVDRLNGLEIASSSATAGPPPSAGSGECNNERSVNIVNAGDKPKDAVVSGGLCRTES from the exons ATGGATGGGAAAGACCTTTTTGTGGAGATAGGGATGAAGGAGGAGGACATTGCCACAATGCTGTTCGGGAAGAAAGTTGCCGAGCTGGCAGAAGACGCATTTGATGGTTCCAAGGAAGAAAGGCAGATCTTCGAGGGTGTCTTCTGCCTAACAAGCACTGATGGGTTAACTGATCATCATCACGAAGGCACTGGACATACTGCAGATGCCTCAAGCTCTGCCTCCAATTACAAGACGGCATGGTGTCGCATAGTTGAGTCCTTCACTGCTGGTAACTTATCAAGCTACCGTGTCTTCTGTCTTGCTGCGGATCAGCAGGCGTGCCAGGCAGTGCCTTCTCCTCATGCTGGCCCTTCTGAGCTTGTGGTGCAGTGGACGCCTCCTCCTGATCGCGTGTACACGCGTAGGGCGGTGACTCGCAGGAGCGAGAGAGCAAGAATTTGCAGTGCTATGGATTTGGAGAGCATTGACATTCGCAATTTTGGTCGCCAGAGGGATGGCCGTGGCTATGGAGAGCTTTGGAATCATCTCCGTCTGCATGCGCATCTTCTGATGGTGGATGCTGGGTGGAAGATAGAGGGCAAGGAAAGGGGTAACAAGAGTAAGGTGGACAAAATGTATGTGGCGCCGGACAAAGTGACGCGCCTGTTTTCTCTTCCCAGGGCATGGAAATGCTTTGGTCAATGGTTGCTTATGGCTACACCATGCATTGATGGAAATGGGTCAAATGACTATGGAAAGGAGTGGTTGAACATGCATGATTTTTTGTATGATTTGAAGAACACACTGCTGTGCTTACAATACGAGGTCCAGCGTCCGAAGCAATCGTTATCTTTCCTCCACCAGTGGCGGCTCCTTGATCCTTTCATGGCTGTAGTTTGCATTGATAAGAAGGTTGCAGCTCTGAAAAATGGAGCAGCACTGAAAGCTATGAACAGCACTGTAAGTTTCCTTAGTTGCAGCGAGCGTAAACTTTTGAATGCCAAGAATGAAAGTAGGCCACTCGGGTCATGCAAAAAGAGTCTTCTGCCACTTTTTCTCTCTGAAACTGATGGTCAGCCTGATAAGGAAGGAATTTCTTTTCTCAATGAACAATCTTCTATATTTTTATCAAACAATCCAAGCGAACATGAAGCTGATCAACAATCACTGTGCATCTCAGAAATAAATGGACGAAGCATAAGAAGCACAGCTCATCGCATAGTGATGGGTCTCCATGATGCAACAGCTTTTCTTGGCCCGAGGCAAAATTGTTTgagcaagaaaaagaaatttccGTGCATCAAATCTAGAGTGGAGCAGCAAGCTGAGGATAAGTCTGACCCATTATACTTCCCACCCAGCTATTCATCAGCATTGGATCACCTGGTTGAAAATGTTCAAATGGAAGGTCTGAATTCTTATGGTAATGAAACCACAGAAATTCCCTATGTGGTCAATTCTGCAGGTACTCCAGATGACATGCTCCTTGGAGAGAACTTACTTTTTTCCCCTGAGGTTGACGAGATGCTACTTGGAATTACAGATGATATCAACACTGAACAGCATGATGCTGCAGTTGTTTCTGAGCCCCAATTGGCAGATAAAGATGCCAGTAACGGACCTTCTGGTGCATCATCACTACCACTAGAGAAAGATGAGTACATGAGACCTAAAGAAGATTGTATTGACAATGGCTGTCATGATCCTGCGGCTGTCTCTCAGTTTCAAATGGCAGATAAAGAGGCAGGAGATAAACCTTCAGGTGCATTATCGCTACAATCAGAAAAGGATACAGATTTGGGAGCTAACAAGCTGAGCTTGGAAGATCCAACAAAAAATGAACAGTTATCATCTGAAGCTAGGGGCAATGCTTCGATGATCTCAGAGCCACAAGTGTTGTTTGTGTCGCCTCAAGATGGGACTCTTTCTTTTATGAACAATAGTATGAACAACCAAGAGATGTTGAGCTTCCTGAATGCTTCCCATGACACCATGGGTACTCATTCACCAGTTTATGAGGCAAGCTTGATTCAGGGTTTCTTATACCTTGACAGTCAAGGTTCTCCGATTTGTTGGACGGTAACTAACACAGAACCTCCTCGGCAGTTGATCTGTGCCGCTGATGTGGAACCAAGCTCGAAGTTGTCGAAAGATTATGGTGAAACGAATTTGGAGAAAGGCGCATCAGCATATGAAGACAAAGAAATATTGGAACCTGGGTCAAgtaagaaggggaaaaaaaggccCGACAAGCTTGCAGATATCCAAGACAATGTCAGTAGAAAGAAACATAGAGTGAATGATGCCCCTTTAAGCAATTGTGCGAGTCAGTATGTGGATGATGTAAGTGACAACCCTGCTGGCCCTGTAGTTCTCAGTGAGGAAGAACAGATAGTTACAGCAATCGTTAAGCAAGTTCCTTCGAATACAGAGCCCAAGAATAAGGACGATAAGGATCAAGATAAACAAAGCATTGAACATTCAAAACAGCTCATGTCCGAAGAACCATTAAAAAAGGATAACAAAAGGCAAAAGAAAACACGGTCTCGCAAATGCAAGTTTGATGATGACGATCTTCTGATGACAGCTGTAATACATAAGCTGACTGCACGTTATAGGAACTGTTTTCATCGAAGGCTCACAGATAAAGTTGGTTTCAGGCGTCTTCCAAGATACCGCTGGGAGAGGGAAGAGGAAAGTAGCACAAAGAAGTTTAATGGAGGAGCAAGAACAGTGTTGAACAAGTTACTTGAAATGGGCATTGTTGCTAGAGTGAACATTCTTCAATATCGAGGGCCAGGAGGCAAAAATGTGTTAAAGGATGGGAACATAACTAGGAACGGGATTCGATGCCGGTGCTGTGGCACCACATTCACAATGTCCAGGTTTAAGTGCCATGCAGGTCTCAGGCAAGAAATCTCGTCTCTGAATCTTTTCTTGGGTACAGGTAAATCATACAGTCTTTGTCAGCTTCAAGCATGGTCTATAGAGCAAAAGGTCAGGAAAGAGCATGCAAAAGATACCATGTCACTTCAAGGAGATCAAAATGATGATATCTGTGGATCATGTGGCGACGGTGGTGAACTGATATGTTGTGACAACTGTCCTGCTAGTTACCATCAAGCTTGCTTGCCTTATCAG GATATCCCAGATGGCAACTGGTACTGCTCTAGCTGCCTTTGCGACATTTGTGGGGAAGTGATCAATTCGAAGGAGCTAAGAACTTCAGTCCCTGCTTTAGAATGTTTACAGTGTGAACGTCAAT ATCATGCAAAATGCTTATCTGGCAAGGTTTTACGCAATGAGAAAGGTGGACCTGATAGCTTTCTTTGTGGAAGAAGATGCCAGAAG ATTTATACGAGCTTTCATTGTCGTGTTGGAGTGCCTGACCATATGGATGATGGTTTCTGTTGCACCATTCTTCATAATAATGGTGATCAAAAGGTTCGTACAGCCGCGGAGATTGCTCTCATGGCTGAATGCAACATGAAACTAATGATTGCCCTGAGCATTATGGAAGAATGCTTCCTGCCTATCTTAGATCCAAGGACTGGGATAGACATTATTCCTTCTATATTATATAACTGGAG GTCTGATTTTGTACATTTGGATCACAAGGGGTTCTATACTGTAGTCTTGGAAAATGATGACAGCATCATATCTGTGGCATCCATCAG GTTACATGGTGCTATTGTAGCAGAGATGCCCCTAGTAGCTACTTGTACAGAGAATCGTCAACAGGGAATGTGCAGGCGCCTCATGGATTACATTGAGGAG ATGCTGAAATCCCTGAAGGTGGAGATGCTACTTCTGTCAGCAATACCGCACCTAGTGGACACATGGACATCGGCATTCGGTTTCAGCGAGATAGACGACTCAGACAAGAAGCATCTGAGTAAGGTCAGGCTGGCCTCTGTCCCGGGAACTGTCCtgctgaagaagaagctgtGCGAACGTGCAGGCACCACCGACGCCG ATGACGCAGTGGACGGCATGGGGtgcctctcgccgccgccgccgccagcagacCGTCACGAGGTGCCCGGCGAGCAGGATCAGTCTTCTTCTGAAGTTTCCGCGCCAGCTTGCGCAGTGCATGGTCTCGTTGACAGGCTAAACGGCCTGGAGATCGCTTCGTCCTCCGCGACGGCAGGTCCTCCTCCATCAGCTGGCAGTGGTGAATGTAATAACGAGCGTTCTGTAAATATTGTCAATGCCGGCGACAAGCCGAAGGATGCTGTTGTTAGTGGCGGCCTTTGCCGGACCGAGTCCTGA